GTTAAGTGAATTAACGGGGAAACCATTCCTTAAGCTAACAGATAAAGATTATAATGATAATGGCATGTCTAGTTTGCTAACAGAAGAAGGAACTGCATACGATTTAAACATTAAGATGTTTAATAAAATGCAGCATACCATTACTGGTTGGCCAGGGGGAAAACCAAATTCAGACGATAGCCATCGCCCGGAGCGTTCAATACCCACCAAAAAGAGAGTTATTATTTTTAGTCCACACCCAGATGACGATGTTATTTCTATGGGAGGCACTTTTGATAGGCTTGTAGAGCAAGGTCATGACGTGCATGTAGCTTATCAAACATCTGGAAATATTGCAGTGTCTAATGAAGAAGCTTTAAAGTTCGCTGAGATTTCCATGGCTTTAAATAAAAATTCAAGCGAATCGGTAAACATTATAAACTTTTTAAAGAATAAATCTGAAAATGATATTGATTCTATAGAAGTTAGAAAACTAAAAGGATTAATAAGGCGAAGTGAATCTTTGGCAGCCACGAGATATTTGGGGTTAAAAGATTCTAATGTTCACTTTTTAGATCTCCCTTTTTATGAAACCGGCACCATAAAGAAAAACAACCTTTCAGAAGCTGATGTGGACATTATGTGTCATATCATTGAAACCATAAAACCACACCAAATTTATGCTGCTGGCGATTTAGCAGATCCACACGGAACCCATAAAGTTTGTCTAGATAGCCTATTTGAAGCTTTAAGGAGGCTAAAACATAAGGATTATATGAATGATTGTTGGGTTTGGTTATACCGTGGTGCTTGGCATGAGTGGGATTCTTATCAAATTGAAATGGCTGTTCCTATGAGCCCAGATCAGGTACTTAAAAAACGACATGCCATTTTTTATCACCAATCCCAAAAAGATGGTGTCATGTTTCAAGGAGATGACTCTAGAGAGTTTTGGGTTCGTGTTGAAGATAGAAATAGACTAACAGCAAAAAAATATAACGATTTAGGCTTAGCGGAATATGCCGCCATTGAAGCTTTCAAACGTTATTATTTTTAAACCATATTAAGCAATTGTTTTTGTTTAGATTAATAGTAAGTACCCTTAAGAAGAAAGAGGCTGTCTGAAAAGGCAGCCTCTTCAATTTGTTGTCATTTGTCTATAGTCTATTTTCTTTCAGCAAAGCGATCTTGAATCTTTAACCGGACACTCATGTTTATAATTATATGGACGAATTCAATATTTTTTGTTTCACTTCATCAATATAAGACCTGCCTATGACATATCTAAGACCTTCAATTTCTATGCTATTTCCTTCTACGGCATCAATTTTATCAATCGCAATGGTGTAAGATCGGTGGATTCTTATAAAATCCCTTTCTGGCAATAAGTTGGTGAAATCCGTTAGGGTGCTGTGTACTATATATTTGCCTGTTAAGGTGTTTATTTTTAAGTAGTCTTTCAAGCTTTCTATAATTAAGATTTCATCTAAAAAGATTTTTTTCATTTTCTTTTTATCAATCTTCACGAAAATATAAGGGCGTTCTTTGGTGCTTTCCAATGGTACTTTACTAACAATATCGAGCCTTCTGTTGATTTTATTTAGAGCTTTCATGAATCTAGGGAACTCAATAGGTTTCACCAAATAGTCTAAAACATCTAGTTCGTAGGTTTCTATTGCAAATTCATCGTAGGCACTGGTAATGATTAACAAAGGAGGATTTACTAAGCTTTTTATGAAATTAATACCATCTAATACGGGCATGTTAATATCTAGAAAGATGACATCGACATGGTTACTTTTTAAAAAATTTAAACCATCAATGGCATTGCTAAATGAGGTTACCAATTCAAAGTCTTCAATTTTTTCTAAGTAGTTTTTAATAACATTAATAGCTAATGGCTCATCATCTATAATCAAACACTTTATTTTCATTTCTAATTAATATTATTAAAGTCAGGTTAGTTTAATGGATGTTTTAAAAGAATGAACATATTATGGACTCATCTTGACTTTTTTCAATTGGCTGCAAAATAATCTTTTTACCCCATATTTTGCCTTTTTTTTACCCCGTAGCGCTGCTATGAAGTGCTAAAAAGCTAAAATCCGGAAAAAAATCTCTATTTTTCGCTTCAATCAAAAAAGTCAAGATGAGTTCTTTTTTAAGATACTCTTATTATAAGTTTAACAACAAAATTATTCTTTTTACTTTTTATGCTTAGCTTATAATCGTTTCTGTTATAGCCTAATTCAAGTCTTTTCTTTACATTTTCGATGCCTATTCCACTAGACTTGCTTAGGTTTTCTTCGTATTTTGTAGTTGTGGGCATGGGATTTGAGATTGTAAAATAAAGAAAATCTTCTTTAATTTTAAAAATAATATCAATTTTTACTTTTCCAATGTTTTTGTTGACACCATGCTTGAAAGAATTCTCAACAAAGGACAGCAGTAAGATAGGTGCAATTTCTTTGTCCTGAATATCGCCGGAAATAGACATATTTACTTCTAAACGTTCATCATGCCTAATTCTTTCCAAGTCTAGGTAGTTTTGAATGCAAAGTATTTCGTTTTCTAATGTTTGACGCTTATTTTTAGTTTCGTAAAGCATATAGCGCATCATTTCAGAAAGCTTTAAAATTACTTTAGGTGTTTTATTGGACTTTTCAACAGCTAACGAATAAATGTTGTTAAGGGTATTAAAAAAAAAGTGGGGAGACACTTGCGATTTTAAAAAAAGCAACTCGGTTTCTAGTTGGGATTTTTCAAGATCGGTGACCCTTTTATGCTCTTTTAAAAAGTCTAGTGTTATTTTAATCGCTGTGGCAAATGTAACGACGTAAAGTTCGCCAATCATCATCTCAATGGTATAGTTAAGTGTTAATTTATCTATAGGTTGAGGTCCTTCTGGCCAAACATTTTGATCTAATAATAAATACGTGAGATTAAACTTTACAATAACCATGATAAATATGGCCGACAAAACCGAAAGTATATATAATGCATATCTTCTTTTGTATACTAAGTAGGGCATAAGCACTAGAATATTCAAATAGCACAACGTCATGTGAATCGGAAACCCAATTAAGTTGGATTTTAATGAATATAGATAATCATTAAAATAGCTTCCCCAACGAAATGTATTGAACAAAAAATAGATTACCCAAAATATGATATGATAATGTATTGGGATTTTATAAAACTTATTAGAATTGAAAATCATTATACAAAGATTGATTGGTTGTCACTGCTTTTTTTGATGTTTAGCTTAGTTAATATGTTGTCCGTCTAAATAACTTTTAATAATGTTTAAATTTATGAAAATTTAGACTTAAATTCAGATAGTTTTTACATGAAGAACATTCTCTTATTAGTTTTATTTACTGTTTCGGTTATAAGTTGTAATAAAAACACCGGTAATAGTAACAATAAAAATCCGCTTTTAGTTAACCATGTAGATCCTTTTATAGGAACAGGTGGTCATGGGCATACCTACCCTGGGGCAACAGTTCCTTTTGGCATGCTACAAGTAAGCCCCGATAATGGGATTTCAAATTGGGATTGGTGTTCGGGGTACCATTATTCCGATTCTATTGTTGTTGGTTTTAGCCATTTACATCTAAGCGGCACAGGTATTGGCGATTTAGCCGATGTGTTGTTTATGCCAACAAATAAAGTGATAGACTTAACAATACAGCCAACTTCCAGAGATTCATTTCCGTACAAATCATCATATAGCCACAAGAACGAAATGGCTACTCCAGGATATTACCAAGTCTTTCTCGAAGACCCTAAAATAAATGTAGAATTAACAACTTCAGAACGCACAGCTTATCATAAATATACCTTTGCTGAAAATGATAAACAAGCTTTAATTATAGATTTAGGTTTTGCCATCAATTGGGATAAAGCAACAAAAACAGCTATCACCATTGAAGATAATAACACCATAAGTGGCTATAGGTTTAGTACAGGTTGGGCAAAAAATCAAAAAGTGTTTTTCGTGGCAAAATTTTCCAAACCAATTTCCAAACATCTTTTGTTTGCCGATGGAAAACCAATTGCCAGTACGACCATTGAAGCAGAAAAAGTAGCATCACAGCTGTTTTTTGAAGCTGAAAATAATAAGGAACTAGTAGCAAAAGTAGCACTCTCATCGGTTAGTGTTGCCAACGCAAAAGACAACTTAGATACAGATGGATTTAATTTTGAAAGTGTAAAAAATCAAGCTCAAACAACTTGGAATGAGGCATTGTCAAAAATAGTGGTAGAAACGCCCGTAGATTCTTTAAAAACCATGTTCTATACAGCCATGTACCATGCACAATTGGCACCGGTAATTTACAGTGATAAAAACGGCCAATTTAGAAAGGAGAATGATAGTATTGAAACGGCAACAAACTATACAGCGTATTCCACCTTATCCCTTTGGGATACGTTTAGAGCCGAAAACCCTCTATTGACAATTATAGCTCCAGAAAGAGTATCAGATATTGTTAATTCCATGTTGGCCTATTACGAAACTAAAAAAATATTACCCGTTTGGACGCTTTATGCAAACGAAACCAATACCATGACAGGGTATCATTCCATTCCCGTAATATTAGATGCTTATATAAAAGGAATAAAAGGCTTTGATGCTGAAGCGGCTTACGAAGCTATGAAAACAACCATGATGCAAGACGAGCGCGGATTGAATTTCTATAAACAATACGGCTACATTCCATATAATTTATTGGACGAATCGGTAACCATAACTTTAGAATATGCTTTTAATGATTGGTGTGTAGCACAAATGGCAAAAGCTTTGGGAAAAGAAGCGGATTATCAGTTTTTTCTAAATCGTTCTAAAGCCTACCAATATTTATTTGATCCGGCAACAGGATTTATGCGTGGAAAATCAGAAGACGGAAAATCATGGAACGAACCTTTTGATGCCAAACATTCCAACCATAGAGAACAAACCGATTATACCGAAGGCAATGCATGGCAACACAGTTGGTTTGTACCCCATAATGTAGAAGATTTTATTTCATTACACGGAAACGATACCATTTTTACAAATCGTTTGGAACAGTTGTTTACAGAGAGTTCTGAAATTACTGGTGATAACATATCTGCCGATATTACTGGGCTAATAGGTCAATATGCACACGGTAACGAACCAAGCCACCATATAGCCTATATGTTTAATAAAGCAAATAAGCCTTGGCGAATGCAGTTTTGGGTGCACCATATTTTAAATACACAATATAATACCACACCTAATGGGTTAAGTGGCAATGAAGATTGTGGACAAATGTCTGCTTGGTATGTGTTTAGCAGTATGGGGTTATACCCCATGAACCCAGCTTCGGGAGTATACGAAATCGGAAGTCCAATTTTTGAAAAAGCAACCATAAAGCTTCCTGAAGGCAAAACCTTTGTTATTGAAGCTGAAAACGTTTCAAATCAAAATTTTTACATTCAATCGGCGACGCTAAACGGTGTAGATTTTAATCAAACGTCCATTTCACATCAACAAATAATGCAAGGTGGTATTTTACGTGTTGTTATGGGATCCAGTCCTAATAAAAATTGGGGATTAACTAATAACAAAAGAGGCTGATGAATATTATAGACGTATCAATAATATTAGGTTATATATTATTAACAGTAGGTGTTGGAATCTGGATTTCTAAAAAAGCATCCGTTGGTTTGGACGAATATTTCCTTGGTGGAAAATCTATAAAATGGTATTACCTAGGTTTAAGTAATGGTTCGGGAATGTTTGACGTATCTGGAACTGCATGGATGGTTGGAATTCTGTTTTTATACGGCGTTAAAAGTTTTATGTTTATGTGGCTTTGGCCTATTTGGAACCAAATTTTTGTTATGATGTTCTTAGCCGTTTGGATAAGACGATCTAATATTATGACTGGCTCTGAATGGATTTTAACACGCTTCGGAAATGACAAGGCAGGTAAAGCATCGCATATCATCGTTGCTATTTTCGCTATCGTATCGGCAATTGGGTTCATCGCTTATTTTTTTGAAGGCATCGGTAAATTTATGACTATCATTTTGCCTTGGGATTTTGCATTGTCTTTTGGTGATACAAATGTCTTAACATCACAACAATCGTACGCTTTAATGATTATTTTTTTAACGACTATTTATACAGTTAAAGGAGGTATGTTTTCGGTAGTAGCTACAGAGGTATTACAATATATTATTATGGTTGTTGCAGGAATGTTGGTTGCTGGATATACTTTCTTTGAGTTTAGTGATATACAGATAACATCGGTAATTAGTGATGAATGGAAGAATGTCTTTTTTGGTTGGGAACTTGATGCACAATGGAATCAAAAATACCAAGCTTTTAATAATTTAATAGATTCCGAAGGGTATAAAATGTTTGGGGCTTTTATAGGAATGTCACTCTTTAAAGGTTTTTTTGCAAGTATTGCAGGCCCTACGCCAAGTTACGATTTGCAAAGAATCCTTTCAACCAAATCAGTAAAAGAAGCGGCTTACATGAGTGGTTTTACAAATCTGATTTTGTTTATTCCAAGATATTTAATGATTGCAGGTATCGTCGTTATTGCTTTGGTAACCTTGGCTCCTGAAATGAATGCCGATGCGTTATTAAATGGAGGCGATCTAGAAATTTTATTGCCAAAAGTCATTAATTTTCATGTGCCGGTAGGAATTAAGGGCTTGTTGTTGGCAGGTTTATTGGCGGCATTTATGTCCACATTTTCAGCCTTTGTAAATGCGGGACCAGCATACATTGTAAATGATATTTATAAAAAATACTTTAAATCGGAAGAAACAAATGCACATTATATAAAAGTAAGTCATATTGCTTCTTTTCTAGTTGTTGGTTTTGGGGTGTTTATGGGTTTTTTTGCTAATTCCATTAACTCCTTAACATTATGGATAACCAGCGCATTATTTGGAGGTTATGTAGCAGCAAACTTTTTAAAATGGATTTGGTGGCGTTTTAATGGTTGGGGCTATTTCTATGGAATGGCTTCAGGATTGGTTATTGCAACCTTACAGTTTTTATTGGACCAAAACAAAGCAAATTTGGAAGTAGACACTTGGCTGTACTATTTAGCTCAAATGTCTGCAATTTACGTCTTTCCCATC
This genomic window from Mariniflexile sp. TRM1-10 contains:
- the nagB gene encoding glucosamine-6-phosphate deaminase, which gives rise to MIKEGIHFKEAGKFEETRFEKIHNVIFNSSQEASVLVAQEIANLILRKSELNEFCVLGLATGSSPIKVYEELVRMHKEEDLSFKNVVTFNLDEYYPMDKDNIQSYFHFMHEHLFNHIDILPENINIPDGKVSSEDLQQYCIDYEMKIKSYGGLDFQLLGIGRTGHIGFNEPGSHINSGTRSITLDHVTRIDAAPSFLGIENVPRKAITMGIGTIRNAKRIVLLGWGVSKAGIIKQTIEGEISSHVPATYLQDHNNTTFVLDNEASSELTRVKTPWLVKSCVWTEELKLKAVVWLSELTGKPFLKLTDKDYNDNGMSSLLTEEGTAYDLNIKMFNKMQHTITGWPGGKPNSDDSHRPERSIPTKKRVIIFSPHPDDDVISMGGTFDRLVEQGHDVHVAYQTSGNIAVSNEEALKFAEISMALNKNSSESVNIINFLKNKSENDIDSIEVRKLKGLIRRSESLAATRYLGLKDSNVHFLDLPFYETGTIKKNNLSEADVDIMCHIIETIKPHQIYAAGDLADPHGTHKVCLDSLFEALRRLKHKDYMNDCWVWLYRGAWHEWDSYQIEMAVPMSPDQVLKKRHAIFYHQSQKDGVMFQGDDSREFWVRVEDRNRLTAKKYNDLGLAEYAAIEAFKRYYF
- a CDS encoding sodium:solute symporter family protein; the encoded protein is MNIIDVSIILGYILLTVGVGIWISKKASVGLDEYFLGGKSIKWYYLGLSNGSGMFDVSGTAWMVGILFLYGVKSFMFMWLWPIWNQIFVMMFLAVWIRRSNIMTGSEWILTRFGNDKAGKASHIIVAIFAIVSAIGFIAYFFEGIGKFMTIILPWDFALSFGDTNVLTSQQSYALMIIFLTTIYTVKGGMFSVVATEVLQYIIMVVAGMLVAGYTFFEFSDIQITSVISDEWKNVFFGWELDAQWNQKYQAFNNLIDSEGYKMFGAFIGMSLFKGFFASIAGPTPSYDLQRILSTKSVKEAAYMSGFTNLILFIPRYLMIAGIVVIALVTLAPEMNADALLNGGDLEILLPKVINFHVPVGIKGLLLAGLLAAFMSTFSAFVNAGPAYIVNDIYKKYFKSEETNAHYIKVSHIASFLVVGFGVFMGFFANSINSLTLWITSALFGGYVAANFLKWIWWRFNGWGYFYGMASGLVIATLQFLLDQNKANLEVDTWLYYLAQMSAIYVFPIIFAVSLLGSFLGTFLTPATNIEVLKSFYANVRPWGWWHPIYKILKKEDETFEKNNEFARDMLNCVIGIVWQSSMILLPIYLLIRDYPQTIVSLTVFLITSVILKYTWLDKVKKIPN
- a CDS encoding GH92 family glycosyl hydrolase — translated: MKNILLLVLFTVSVISCNKNTGNSNNKNPLLVNHVDPFIGTGGHGHTYPGATVPFGMLQVSPDNGISNWDWCSGYHYSDSIVVGFSHLHLSGTGIGDLADVLFMPTNKVIDLTIQPTSRDSFPYKSSYSHKNEMATPGYYQVFLEDPKINVELTTSERTAYHKYTFAENDKQALIIDLGFAINWDKATKTAITIEDNNTISGYRFSTGWAKNQKVFFVAKFSKPISKHLLFADGKPIASTTIEAEKVASQLFFEAENNKELVAKVALSSVSVANAKDNLDTDGFNFESVKNQAQTTWNEALSKIVVETPVDSLKTMFYTAMYHAQLAPVIYSDKNGQFRKENDSIETATNYTAYSTLSLWDTFRAENPLLTIIAPERVSDIVNSMLAYYETKKILPVWTLYANETNTMTGYHSIPVILDAYIKGIKGFDAEAAYEAMKTTMMQDERGLNFYKQYGYIPYNLLDESVTITLEYAFNDWCVAQMAKALGKEADYQFFLNRSKAYQYLFDPATGFMRGKSEDGKSWNEPFDAKHSNHREQTDYTEGNAWQHSWFVPHNVEDFISLHGNDTIFTNRLEQLFTESSEITGDNISADITGLIGQYAHGNEPSHHIAYMFNKANKPWRMQFWVHHILNTQYNTTPNGLSGNEDCGQMSAWYVFSSMGLYPMNPASGVYEIGSPIFEKATIKLPEGKTFVIEAENVSNQNFYIQSATLNGVDFNQTSISHQQIMQGGILRVVMGSSPNKNWGLTNNKRG
- a CDS encoding sensor histidine kinase; translation: MIFNSNKFYKIPIHYHIIFWVIYFLFNTFRWGSYFNDYLYSLKSNLIGFPIHMTLCYLNILVLMPYLVYKRRYALYILSVLSAIFIMVIVKFNLTYLLLDQNVWPEGPQPIDKLTLNYTIEMMIGELYVVTFATAIKITLDFLKEHKRVTDLEKSQLETELLFLKSQVSPHFFFNTLNNIYSLAVEKSNKTPKVILKLSEMMRYMLYETKNKRQTLENEILCIQNYLDLERIRHDERLEVNMSISGDIQDKEIAPILLLSFVENSFKHGVNKNIGKVKIDIIFKIKEDFLYFTISNPMPTTTKYEENLSKSSGIGIENVKKRLELGYNRNDYKLSIKSKKNNFVVKLIIRVS
- a CDS encoding LytR/AlgR family response regulator transcription factor, with product MKIKCLIIDDEPLAINVIKNYLEKIEDFELVTSFSNAIDGLNFLKSNHVDVIFLDINMPVLDGINFIKSLVNPPLLIITSAYDEFAIETYELDVLDYLVKPIEFPRFMKALNKINRRLDIVSKVPLESTKERPYIFVKIDKKKMKKIFLDEILIIESLKDYLKINTLTGKYIVHSTLTDFTNLLPERDFIRIHRSYTIAIDKIDAVEGNSIEIEGLRYVIGRSYIDEVKQKILNSSI